In Arachis hypogaea cultivar Tifrunner chromosome 2, arahy.Tifrunner.gnm2.J5K5, whole genome shotgun sequence, a genomic segment contains:
- the LOC112732460 gene encoding putative disease resistance RPP13-like protein 1, translating to MAGALVGGAFLSGFINVVFDRLLTKDAVNLVLGKKLDPDLVKRLKISLHAAEAVLDDAEYKQLGNESVRQWLNDLRDAVYEADDLLDAVLTKEAIQKEGSSYWPDYFLNREREMVDEMERVVTKIEFLEQQKYFLGLQKTTNILSSSWRESTSLVEGNIYGREDDQQALLKVINGSSESELSNLSVIPIVGMGGVGKTTLAKWVYNTTEGFDLKAWVCISETFDVVEITRKTIEEITKTTCTLGSLNLLQNKLQEILSGKKFFVVLDDVWSDDADNWKKFKTPFHCGGKGSMILLTTRIKEVASVVQTCSSYFLNELSEDSCWLLFAENACFPKSNGNRTLEDIGRQIVNKCKGLPLAVETLGRLLRGKDDAKEWNAVLSSDIWEFSTKNSKIIPALLISYFQLPPYLKRCFVYCSLFPKDHAFGKNKLVLLWMAEDLLRLPKRGESLEEVGSQCFEELASRLFFKPHYDTYVMHDLMHDLAVFLAGDFYCRIEELGEQEEKKVLTRHFSYFPPRRLDHPISKVFNSNAKLESLRTSLYIDDLFSMESVASKFKYLRVLSFHKLDVLPDSIGESIHLRYLNLSSTDINRLPESLCNLYNLQTLILYRCTKLTMLPINMHNLVNLRHLDLRKTCLEEMPGGISKMKHLHTLSSFVVGKHEDNGIKELGGLSNLHRSLELKKLENIVDVKEAENARMTNKNLMNELCLEWSSGDDMVPNTKAERDILDNLQPHNSLEKLTIKGYKGTIFPDWLGHCSYNNMTSVSLKSCNNCFMLPSLGQLPSLKALRIQGFGQLKCVGMEFYKDIGDPSLHIAPPFRLLESLKFYDMACWEEWHLPDSKVFPQLKRLQITDCPMLKGDMLHQVFMRIVSSSSDALKVRKLFINKYEAGWIPGLSLNGDTLSITGSESVVESAINEMMSIKHLPSLQEVEIIGCSFAVSWPNNCLVPKSLQKLTIRKCSKVEFPQHKYDLVELLIYSCDSLTSLSLDVFPNLKNLEIRGCENLESVSMSEAPHAALQRLSISGCHKLVSFAGEGLAAPNLTHLNVSRCSKLEALPRDMKSLLPSLQSLQIYGCPNICRLAEGGLPPNLKVLDVAIGEQQMRGLSWIPNLHALTHLTIYGYYCHNIKSFPEVSSLPHLSSLTTLHIQDFYNLETLECNELLRLTSLQQLHIYDCSKLENMEGEKLPPSFLLLQLTGCGLLGEHCKNKHQLIWPKISHIPTIQVNGEQIS from the coding sequence ATGGCTGGTGCACTTGTTGGTGGAGCTTTTCTTTCTGGCTTCATTAACGTTGTCTTTGACAGGCTCCTTACAAAAGATGCGGTCAACTTGGTGTTGGGCAAGAAGCTTGACCCTGACTTGGTTAAGAGGCTGAAGATTTCTCTGCATGCTGCTGAAGCTGTGCTTGATGATGCTGAGTACAAGCAACTGGGCAACGAATCTGTGAGGCAGTGGCTCAACGATCTTAGAGATGCTGTTTATGAGGCTGATGACTTGCTGGACGCTGTCCTCACCAAAGAGGCGATTCAAAAGGAGGGAAGTTCTTACTGGCCTGATTACTTCCTCAACCGGGAAAGGGAAATGGTAGATGAGATGGAAAGGGTGGTTACAAAGATAGAATTTCTTGAACAACAAAAATATTTCCTTGGTCTTCAAAAGACTACCAATATCTTGTCATCATCATGGAGAGAATCCACATCTCTGGTGGAAGGGAATATATATGGCAGGGAGGATGATCAACAAGCCTTACTCAAAGTAATAAATGGCAGCAGTGAAAGTGAGTTATCTAACTTATCTGTGATCCCTATTGTTGGCATGGGTGGGGTTGGTAAAACAACTTTAGCAAAATGGGTGTACAATACCACGGAGGGATTTGATTTGAAAGCATGGGTTTGCATCTCTGAAACATTTGATGTTGTTGAGATTACAAGGAAAACCATTGAGGAAATTACTAAAACTACTTGTACCCTTGGGAGTTTGAATTTGCTTCAGAATAAATTGCAGGAGATCTTGTCGGGGAAGAAGTTCTTTGTTGTTCTAGACGATGTCTGGAGCGATGATGCTGATAACTGGAAGAAGTTTAAAACTCCTTTTCACTGTGGGGGTAAGGGTAGTATGATTCTTCTAACAACTCGCATTAAAGAGGTTGCTTCAGTTGTTCAGACATGTTCCTCTTACTTTCTTAATGAGCTGTCCGAAGATTCTTGTTGGTTACTCTTTGCAGAGAATGCATGTTTTCCGAAGTCAAATGGGAACCGAACACTCGAAGATATCGGTAGACAGATTGTCAACAAGTGTAAGGGCTTGCCATTGGCTGTAGAAACACTTGGGCGCTTGTTGCGAGGAAAGGATGATGCTAAAGAATGGAATGCTGTTTTAAGCAGTGACATCTGGGAATTTTCTAcgaaaaatagtaaaattattCCAGCATTGTTAATAAGCTACTTCCAGCTACCTCCTTACTTGAAGCGTTGTTTCGTTTATTGTTCCTTGTTTCCCAAAGATCATGCTTTTGGGAAAAATAAACTAGTTTTGCTGTGGATGGCTGAAGATCTTTTAAGGCTAccaaagagaggagagagtttAGAAGAGGTTGGTTCTCAGTGTTTTGAAGAATTAGCTTCAAGGTTATTTTTTAAACCACATTATGACACATacgtgatgcatgatctcatgcatGACTTGGCAGTATTCCTTGCTGGAGATTTCTATTGTAGAATAGAAGAACTTGgtgaacaagaagaaaagaaggttctCACTCGCCATTTCTCATATTTCCCACCACGAAGGTTAGATCATCCAATCTCAAAAGTCTTTAACTCCAATGCGAAGTTGGAATCTTTGAGGACATCGCTGTATATTGATGATTTGTTCAGCATGGAAAGTGTAGCATCTAAGTTTAAATACTTGAGAGTTTTATCCTTTCATAAACTTGATGTATTACCTGATTCAATAGGTGAATCGATTCATCTACGGTATTTGAATCTCTCTTCTACTGACATCAACAGGTTGCCAGAATCATTGTGCAACTTGTATAATCTACAAACATTAATATTGTACAGATGTACTAAGTTGACTATGTTGCCCATTAACATGCACAATCTTGTGAATTTACGGCATCTGGATCTTAGGAAAACTTGTTTGGAAGAAATGCCTGGAGGAATAAGCAAAATGAAACACTTGCATACCTTAAGTTCCTTTGTGGTGGGGAAGCATGAAGATAATGGAATCAAGGAATTAGGAGGGCTCTCGAATCTTCACAGATCACTTGAGCTTAAGAAGTTGGAGAATATTGTTGATGTGAAAGAAGCAGAGAATGCAAGGATGACAAACAAGAATCTCATGAACGAATTATGCTTGGAGTGGTCTTCAGGTGATGATATGGTTCCGAACACAAAAGCCGAAAGAGATATACTTGACAACTTGCAACCTCACAACAGTTTGGAAAAGTTGACCATCAAGGGATATAAGGGTACAATATTTCCAGATTGGttggggcactgttcatacaacAATATGACAAGTGTATCTCTCAAGTCTTGTAACAATTGCTTCATGCTGCCTTCACTTGGACAGTTGCCATCTCTTAAGGCCCTGCGCATTCAAGGTTTTGGTCAGCTGAAGTGTGTTGGCATGGAGTTTTACAAGGATATTGGTGACCCTTCTTTGCATATTGCTCCTCCTTTTCGCTTGTTGGAGAGTCTGAAATTTTATGATATGGCATGTTGGGAGGAATGGCACTTACCTGACTCAAAAGTTTTTCCTCAGCTTAAGCGTCTTCAAATAACAGATTGTCCAATGTTAAAGGGAGATATGCTTCATCAGGTATTCATGAGAATCGTTTCTTCTTCATCGGATGCTTTGAAAGTTCGCAAGTTATTTATAAACAAATATGAAGCAGGATGGATTCCAGGTTTGTCACTTAATGGGGATACATTATCAATTACGGGAAGTGAATCCGTGGTGGAGTCTGCAATTAACGAAATGATGAGCATTAAGCATCTACCCTCCCTCCAAGAAGTAGAAATCATCGGGTGTTCGTTTGCCGTGTCCTGGCCGAACAATTGTTTAGTACCCAAATCTTTGCAAAAGCTCACAATCAGGAAGTGCAGCAAAGTGGAATTCCCGCAGCACAAGTATGATTTGGTAGAGCTACTAATATACAGTTGTGATTCACTGACCTCCTTGTCGTTGGATGTCTTTCCCAATCTCAAGAATCTCGAGATAAGAGGGTGTGAGAATCTGGAATCAGTGTCAATGTCAGAGGCACCACACGCTGCTCTTCAACGTCTGTCCATCAGTGGATGCCACAAATTAGTGTCATTTGCAGGAGAAGGACTGGCTGCACCCAACTTGACTCATCTCAATGTTAGCAGGTGCTCAAAGTTGGAGGCATTACCACGTGACATGAAGAGTCTACTCCCAAGTTTACAGTCTCTCCAGATATATGGCTGCCCAAACATTTGCAGGTTGGCAGAGGGTGGTTTGCCGCCTAACTTGAAAGTACTTGATGTTGCAATTGGCGAGCAACAAATGAGGGGTCTATCATGGATTCCTAACTTACACGCCCTCACTCATCTTACCATTTATGGTTATTACTGCCACAACATAAAGTCATTCCCAGAGGTGAGTTCGCTGCCTCACCTTTCCTCCCTTACCACTCTACATATCCAAGACTTTTATAATCTGGAGACATTGGAGTGCAACGAGCTTCTCCGCCTCACTTCCCTTCAACAATTGCACATTTATGACTGTTCAAAGCTGGAGAATATGGAAGGAGAAAAGCTGCCTCCCTCTTTCTTGCTACTTCAACTTACAGGGTGTGGTTTGCTGGGAGAACACTGCAAGAACAAGCATCAACTAATCTGGCCCAAAATTTCCCACATCCCCACCATTCAAGTCAATGGAGAACAAATTTCCTGA
- the LOC112732470 gene encoding UDP-glycosyltransferase 91C1, which produces MIKYNSEDPPPQKKKKKMAESRTHVVMLPWCAFGHLIPFFQLSISLAKSGVHVSFISTPRNIQRLPKPPSTLAHTLHLVELPLPSLDPGLLPEGAEATIDVPFEKIQYLKVANDQLQHPVKELVAKWLPDWIICDFHPYWIIDIAKEFQLKLLCFSVFSAPVLAFFGPPGARSGLSRPEELTKPPEWITFPSSVAYQMHEAVAVFNDGYQENAAGLSDTERFYKVIDASQAVLFRSCNEFDGEYLNLYWKILGKPAIPFGLLPSERPERRNVDESWSKTFEWLDAQATKSVVFVGFGSECKLSKDQVFEIAYGLELSELPFLWILRKPSWAIHDHESLPLGFVERTSKRGKVCMGWAPQQEILAHPSIGGSFFHSGWGSVIENLQFGNTLVVLPFIVDQPLNARLLVEKELAIEVKRINEDGSFSRDDIAKSLREAMVMEEGEKLRNKTRDAAKVVGDLKLQQDYMEEFVKFLKTGIWKQI; this is translated from the coding sequence ATGATCAAATACAACTCAGAAGATCCTCcaccacagaaaaagaaaaagaaaatggcagAGAGTAGAACTCATGTAGTGATGCTTCCATGGTGTGCCTTTGGTCACTTGATACCATTTTTCCAACTTTCCATATCCTTGGCCAAATCTGGTGTTCATGTCTCATTCATATCAACTCCAAGAAACATTCAAAGGCTTCCAAAGCCACCTTCAACTTTGGCTCATACCCTCCATTTGGTTGAGCTTCCCTTGCCATCCTTAGACCCCGGCCTCTTGCCGGAAGGAGCCGAGGCCACCATAGACGTTCCCTTTGAAAAGATTCAGTACTTAAAAGTGGCAAACGATCAACTTCAACATCCAGTGAAGGAATTAGTTGCCAAATGGCTACCTGATTGGATCATCTGTGACTTTCATCCATATTGGATAATAGACATTGCCAAAGAATTTCAGCTGAAACTGTTGTGCTTCTCTGTTTTTTCGGCTCCGGTTCTAGCATTCTTTGGACCACCTGGTGCAAGATCAGGCCTCTCACGTCCAGAAGAACTAACAAAGCCACCAGAATGGATCACATTTCCATCTTCAGTAGCTTATCAGATGCATGAGGCCGTTGCTGTGTTCAATGATGGCTACCAGGAAAATGCTGCCGGGCTAAGCGACACAGAGAGGTTTTACAAGGTAATTGATGCCTCACAAGCTGTATTATTTCGAAGCTGCAACGAATTTGATGGTGAGTATCTGAATCTATACTGGAAGATACTCGGGAAGCCGGCGATTCCCTTTGGTTTACTTCCTTCAGAGAGGCCGGAGagaagaaatgttgatgaatCTTGGAGCAAGACATTCGAGTGGCTTGACGCGCAAGCAACCAAATCAGTAGTCTTTGTGGGGTTTGGGAGTGAGTGTAAATTGAGTAAGGATCAAGTTTTTGAGATAGCTTATGGATTAGAGCTTTCTGAATTGCCTTTTCTCTGGATCCTTAGAAAACCAAGTTGGGCAATTCATGATCATGAATCTCTTCCTCTTGGTTTCGTGGAAAGAACATCGAAGAGAGGAAAAGTATGTATGGGATGGGCACCACAACAGGAAATTCTGGCACATCCATCTATTGGAGGATCTTTTTTTCATTCTGGTTGGGGATCTGTGATTGAGAATCTGCAATTTGGAAACACCCTTGTTGTGTTGCCCTTCATTGTTGATCAGCCTCTTAATGCGAGGCTTTTGGTCGAAAAGGAGCTGGCGATTGAAGTGAAAAGAATCAATGAAGATGGATCATTTAGCCGAGATGACATAGCCAAATCCCTTAGAGAAGCAATGGTTATGGAGGAAGGAGAGAAACTCAGAAACAAAACAAGAGATGCTGCTAAAGTTGTAGGAGACTTGAAGCTGCAGCAGGATTATATGGAAGAATTTGTCAAGTTTCTTAAGACAGGAATCTGGAAACAAATCTAG